The following proteins are co-located in the Streptomyces bottropensis ATCC 25435 genome:
- a CDS encoding DoxX family protein, whose translation MTQAGRVSRPKGKQAILDQGADDEPRALDRRRADGRRLPDRQLQNVRAQGEAGCHGRHRHSTGPRQVDDFSPGALKTIGAVELLASAGLIPPAALGVAPVLVPPAATGLVLPLHASRAEHPGRREPVSPILTVTRRSGTP comes from the coding sequence ATGACACAGGCGGGAAGGGTGTCTCGTCCCAAGGGGAAGCAGGCAATCCTCGATCAGGGAGCCGATGATGAACCGCGCGCACTGGATCGTCGCCGGGCTGATGGCCGCCGTCTGCCTGACCGGCAGCTCCAGAATGTTCGTGCCCAAGGCGAAGCCGGCTGCCACGGGCGGCACCGCCACTCGACGGGTCCTCGACAGGTCGATGACTTCAGCCCGGGCGCCCTCAAGACCATCGGCGCCGTCGAACTCCTGGCTTCGGCGGGCCTCATACCGCCCGCCGCGCTCGGCGTCGCGCCCGTTCTGGTGCCGCCGGCCGCGACCGGACTGGTACTACCGCTGCATGCTTCACGGGCTGAGCACCCAGGTCGGCGTGAACCGGTTTCCCCCATTCTCACCGTGACCCGGAGGTCCGGTACACCCTGA